In one Myxocyprinus asiaticus isolate MX2 ecotype Aquarium Trade chromosome 29, UBuf_Myxa_2, whole genome shotgun sequence genomic region, the following are encoded:
- the LOC127420214 gene encoding complement C1q-like protein 4: MVLILLVAIPLLVHSTKGGAGNAGSHYEMLGSCRMVCDPYTTSHGQELMAVSPQPPDFTNRRGKSGYRGPPGIPGPPGPRGPPGEPGKPGPQGPTGPGPGGYVPSFYSPKIAFYAGLRKQHEGTDVLKFDDVVTNVGNYYEPSTGKFTCPLPGIYFFTYHVLMRGGDGTSMWADLKKNGQVRICHCSYNELYCSVY, translated from the coding sequence ATGGTTCTGATTCTTCTGGTTGCCATCCCTTTACTGGTCCACAGCACTAAAGGAGGAGCTGGCAATGCAGGAAGCCATTATGAAATGTTAGGAAGTTGTCGGATGGTTTGTGATCCCTACACAACGTCTCATGGCCAGGAGCTAATGGCAGTTTCACCACAACCTCCTGATTTCACAAACCGGAGGGGGAAATCTGGTTATCGGGGACCTCCAGGGATCCCAGGACCACCTGGTCCACGAGGACCACCAGGAGAGCCTGGAAAGCCAGGTCCACAAGGGCCTACAGGTCCTGGCCCTGGTGGTTACGTGCCATCATTCTACAGCCCTAAGATTGCCTTTTATGCAGGCCTGCGCAAGCAACACGAAGGCACTGATGTGCTCAAATTTGATGATGTGGTGACCAATGTTGGCAACTACTATGAGCCCAGCACTGGAAAGTTCACATGCCCTCTACCTGGCATCTACTTCTTCACATACCATGTCCTAATGAGAGGAGGAGATGGGACAAGCATGTGGGCAGACCTCAAGAAGAATGGACAGGTAAGAATTTGTCATTGTTCTTATAATGAGCTCTATTGCTCAGTTTATTGA